A window of the Deinococcus gobiensis I-0 genome harbors these coding sequences:
- a CDS encoding O-antigen ligase family protein: MSTIAAEDRALSPAPTGTAARLHALTATGLGLFLLTQCFTLPVLALGPSWTLWQTLPDLTLWFTGLCAALYLKPQGTAAQRQLWWGLVGLFGMSVLALGVLFIYADPLLGTELRFGAFSLYRLVQVLLVFWAASRLEYTPQLLARWHRLATVAFAVTCGGIILTTFSGEAIKFLGRHLPRGLGVSGPWEAYYLYQERGLGFVGFNHGYAALQVMLLGALVLYLRRRLGRGGGEWVLLLALAASFLCNSRAGLAGCAVFVVLELLRFPLRAALTALGLSVAGLISWGWIAPNLTSTAERQATILDASDPGNLAGRTDIWQSIFGELLGDPYRLLVGSGLGSAVINKGNNAHNMVLQVLFETGVVGLVNMGAFFALLLALLLRAGPQARVILNVTAGFLITSLTQETFFPNVGFGSFLPLYALVIAVVMGSGAAGRVPLRRPA, from the coding sequence ATGAGCACTATCGCCGCTGAGGACCGCGCCCTCTCCCCCGCCCCGACCGGCACGGCGGCGCGGCTGCACGCGCTGACGGCCACGGGGCTGGGCCTCTTTCTGCTCACCCAGTGCTTCACGCTGCCGGTGCTGGCGCTGGGGCCGTCGTGGACCCTGTGGCAGACCCTGCCGGACCTGACGCTGTGGTTCACGGGGCTGTGCGCCGCGCTGTACCTCAAGCCGCAGGGCACGGCCGCGCAGCGCCAGCTGTGGTGGGGGCTGGTGGGACTGTTCGGCATGAGCGTGCTGGCGCTGGGCGTGCTGTTCATCTACGCCGACCCGCTGCTGGGCACCGAGCTGCGCTTCGGGGCCTTCTCGCTCTACCGGCTGGTGCAGGTGCTGCTGGTGTTTTGGGCGGCCTCGCGGCTGGAATACACGCCGCAGCTCCTGGCGCGCTGGCACCGGCTGGCGACCGTGGCCTTCGCCGTGACCTGCGGGGGCATCATCCTGACCACCTTCTCGGGCGAAGCCATCAAGTTCCTGGGCCGGCACCTCCCGCGCGGGCTGGGCGTCTCGGGGCCGTGGGAGGCCTACTACCTGTACCAGGAGCGCGGGCTGGGCTTCGTGGGCTTCAACCACGGCTACGCGGCCTTGCAGGTCATGCTGCTGGGGGCGCTCGTGCTGTACCTGCGCCGCCGCCTGGGCCGGGGGGGCGGCGAGTGGGTGCTGCTGCTAGCCCTGGCCGCCAGCTTCCTGTGCAACTCGCGCGCGGGTCTGGCGGGCTGCGCGGTGTTCGTGGTGCTCGAACTGCTGCGCTTTCCGCTGCGCGCGGCCCTCACGGCGCTGGGCCTGAGCGTGGCCGGCCTGATCTCCTGGGGCTGGATCGCCCCGAACCTCACGTCCACGGCCGAGCGGCAGGCCACCATCCTCGACGCCTCCGACCCCGGCAACCTCGCCGGGCGCACCGACATCTGGCAGAGCATCTTCGGGGAGCTGCTGGGCGATCCCTACCGCCTGCTGGTCGGCTCCGGGCTGGGGTCGGCCGTCATCAACAAGGGCAACAACGCGCACAACATGGTGTTGCAGGTGCTGTTCGAGACTGGCGTGGTGGGGCTGGTGAACATGGGGGCCTTCTTCGCGCTGCTGCTCGCGCTGCTGCTGCGCGCCGGCCCACAGGCCCGGGTCATCCTGAACGTCACCGCCGGCTTCCTGATCACCAGCCTCACCCAGGAAACCTTCTTTCCGAACGTCGGCTTCGGCAGCTTCCTGCCGCTGTACGCCCTGGTCATCGCCGTGGTGATGGGCAGCGGCGCGGCGGGCCGCGTCCCCCTGAGGAGGCCCGCATGA
- a CDS encoding glycosyltransferase gives MNLTAVLEQRYDRTPDGRVWTPGPHGAEFWARYLEVFGAVRVVARVRDVPEVGDRMRPAGGPGVSFVAVPHFIGPAQYLRVKGRVRRAIAAAVLDPQAGAVLLRVPGTLSNEAFRALGDRPFAAEVVGDPYALFAPRVSRHPLRAFFRQMYTRQLQAQCRRARVVAYVTREALQRRYPSPGRMFGLSDVDLPPQAYAARGRSWHAAPHEAVMVCTLQFPYKGVDLAVSALPLLRARGLDLRLRVVGEGAERPALEAQASALEVAAQVEFVGAVPGGAGVREQLDRADVFLMPSWQEGLPRAMVEAMARGLPVLGSEVGGIPELIGPGERFPTGDPTAIAAALEGLLGDPGRYEALGERNLGVAHTYSNEALGEVRREFYRAVRDLAGH, from the coding sequence ATGAACCTGACCGCCGTCCTGGAACAACGCTACGACCGCACCCCCGACGGCCGGGTCTGGACCCCCGGCCCCCACGGCGCCGAGTTCTGGGCGCGCTACCTGGAGGTGTTCGGGGCCGTGCGGGTGGTCGCCCGCGTGCGCGACGTGCCGGAGGTAGGCGACCGGATGCGGCCCGCCGGGGGACCGGGCGTGAGCTTCGTGGCGGTGCCGCACTTCATCGGGCCGGCGCAGTACCTGCGGGTCAAGGGCCGGGTACGCCGCGCCATCGCCGCCGCCGTGCTGGACCCACAGGCCGGGGCCGTGCTGCTGCGCGTGCCCGGCACCCTGAGCAACGAGGCCTTCCGGGCCCTGGGCGACCGGCCCTTCGCCGCCGAGGTCGTGGGGGACCCCTACGCCTTGTTCGCGCCGCGCGTGTCGCGTCACCCCCTGCGGGCCTTTTTCCGGCAGATGTACACCCGGCAACTTCAGGCGCAGTGCCGCCGCGCGCGCGTGGTCGCCTACGTGACGCGGGAAGCCCTGCAGCGGCGCTACCCCTCGCCGGGCCGCATGTTCGGGCTGTCGGACGTGGACCTGCCGCCTCAGGCCTACGCCGCGCGGGGCCGGAGCTGGCACGCCGCGCCCCACGAGGCGGTCATGGTCTGCACCCTCCAGTTTCCGTACAAGGGGGTGGACCTCGCCGTCTCGGCCCTGCCGCTGCTGCGCGCGCGCGGGCTGGACCTGCGGCTGCGCGTCGTCGGGGAGGGGGCCGAGCGCCCGGCCCTGGAAGCCCAGGCGAGCGCGCTGGAGGTCGCGGCGCAGGTCGAGTTCGTCGGGGCGGTGCCGGGCGGCGCGGGCGTGCGCGAGCAGCTCGACCGCGCCGACGTGTTCCTGATGCCCTCGTGGCAAGAAGGCCTGCCGCGCGCGATGGTCGAGGCGATGGCGCGCGGCCTGCCGGTGCTGGGGTCGGAGGTGGGCGGCATTCCCGAGCTGATCGGCCCCGGCGAGCGCTTTCCGACCGGCGACCCCACCGCCATCGCCGCCGCGCTGGAGGGGTTACTGGGTGATCCCGGGCGCTACGAGGCCCTGGGCGAGCGCAACCTGGGGGTGGCCCACACCTACAGCAACGAGGCGCTGGGCGAAGTGCGCCGGGAGTTCTACCGGGCCGTGCGCGACCTCGCGGGCCACTGA
- a CDS encoding CpsD/CapB family tyrosine-protein kinase, with product MLRRSAWIILGGALLGGALTYGASSLRPAEYEASTSLAALSGSTGNSVVSLTLVTTPPLPQSVVQNALRSQKVLDLTLSELRGSALPAAEKTALAAQLRAEAAGGRYQLVRMLASIDPQQQTGIYELRSHARTPQAAQVLADASAQALLLWDQERAAQNITRAQQTLRQQLANVDARLGARPGTIETQSLLTTRSDLQEKLGQVSALLTAVGGTLSLISPASTPQVPVSPRPLRDALLVFAALLFFLALGAIVLDALRKRVNSAADLAPLGKPLLGVLPLLRDGQTELLAETRGGALYEQVGFLRVNLASVAAGRTRFAVSSARPGEGKSTITAALAQSFALRGLRVLIVDADLYRPTQFRLWQRTRAHFTSTAVGGATLYQDLTPGAGSGATDLLIPERGVNDAAKLYEIISSLADDYAYVLVDTPPVLVAASALELSARLGGVLMVAALGSELELVERAMRSAQTAGSEVLGIVLNKEKERAGNVGYGYAPGRYMDPESPEAAPLELDRP from the coding sequence GTGCTGCGCCGTTCGGCATGGATCATCCTGGGGGGCGCGCTGCTGGGCGGGGCGCTGACCTACGGCGCGTCGTCGCTGCGGCCGGCCGAGTACGAGGCCTCGACCAGTCTGGCGGCCCTGAGCGGCTCGACCGGCAACAGCGTGGTGAGCCTGACCCTGGTCACGACCCCGCCGCTGCCGCAGAGCGTGGTGCAGAACGCCCTGCGCAGCCAGAAGGTGCTGGACCTGACCCTCTCCGAGCTGCGTGGCTCGGCCCTGCCGGCGGCCGAAAAGACGGCCCTGGCCGCGCAGCTGCGCGCCGAGGCGGCGGGGGGGCGCTACCAGCTCGTGCGGATGCTCGCCAGCATCGACCCGCAGCAGCAGACCGGCATCTATGAACTGCGTTCGCACGCGCGCACGCCACAGGCCGCGCAGGTCCTCGCGGACGCCTCGGCGCAGGCCCTGCTGCTGTGGGACCAGGAGCGCGCCGCGCAGAACATCACCCGCGCGCAGCAGACCCTGCGCCAGCAGCTCGCCAACGTGGACGCCCGGCTCGGCGCGCGGCCCGGCACCATCGAAACCCAGTCGTTGCTCACGACCCGCAGCGACCTTCAGGAGAAGCTGGGGCAGGTGTCGGCGCTGCTCACGGCGGTGGGGGGGACCCTCTCGCTGATCTCGCCGGCCTCGACGCCCCAAGTGCCGGTCTCGCCCCGGCCGCTGCGAGACGCCCTGCTGGTGTTCGCGGCGCTGCTGTTCTTCCTGGCGCTGGGCGCCATCGTGCTCGACGCCCTGCGCAAGCGCGTGAACTCGGCCGCCGACCTCGCGCCGCTGGGCAAACCGCTGCTGGGCGTGCTGCCGCTGCTGCGGGACGGCCAGACCGAGCTGCTCGCCGAGACGCGCGGCGGGGCGCTGTACGAACAGGTGGGCTTCCTGCGCGTGAACCTCGCGTCGGTCGCGGCGGGGCGCACCCGCTTCGCGGTGTCCAGCGCCCGCCCCGGCGAGGGCAAGAGCACCATCACGGCCGCGCTGGCCCAGAGCTTCGCGCTTCGCGGCCTGCGGGTCCTGATCGTGGACGCCGACCTGTACCGGCCCACGCAGTTCCGGCTGTGGCAGCGCACCCGCGCCCACTTCACCTCCACGGCGGTGGGCGGCGCGACCCTGTACCAGGACCTCACGCCGGGGGCCGGATCGGGCGCGACCGACCTGCTCATTCCCGAGCGCGGGGTCAACGACGCCGCGAAGCTCTACGAGATCATCTCCTCGCTGGCCGACGACTACGCCTACGTGCTGGTGGATACCCCGCCCGTGCTGGTGGCCGCGAGCGCCCTGGAACTCTCGGCGCGGCTGGGCGGCGTCCTGATGGTCGCGGCGCTGGGCAGCGAGCTCGAACTCGTCGAGCGGGCCATGCGCAGCGCCCAGACGGCCGGCAGCGAGGTACTGGGCATCGTGCTGAACAAGGAAAAGGAGCGGGCAGGCAACGTGGGCTACGGTTACGCGCCCGGCCGCTACATGGACCCGGAAAGCCCCGAGGCCGCGCCGCTCGAACTCGACCGGCCCTGA
- a CDS encoding M20 family metallopeptidase, translated as MTTIQDRAQELREQLVAWRRHLHQHPEVGFHEHETAAYIEGELKKMPGLTVTRPTATSVLAVLKGGKPGRTLLLRADIDALPIHEENTFDFASQNPGIMHACGHDGHTAILLGTARLLAENPGEVPGEVRMIFQHAEEIGPGGAEELVMETSLMDGVDVVTGLHLNSQLPAGMVAVKPGAFMASPDMIELTIKGRGGHGAHPEEAIDPIAVGAQVVTNLQHVVSRHVGAQDALVVSVTYFRSGTTHNVIPDTAELMGTVRTFDPELRRRAPQLIERVIKGVCEAHGAEYDLRYDFGYRPLINTDWVAAQLKEIALETVGPEHFQDARPTMGGEDFSAYLEKAPGAYFNVGSGSDAADSRWPHHHPRFTLDELSLETGVQMLHAAALRLTVPDPTSAG; from the coding sequence ATGACCACAATCCAGGACCGGGCACAGGAGCTTAGGGAGCAGCTTGTCGCGTGGCGGCGGCACCTGCACCAGCACCCCGAGGTCGGCTTTCACGAACACGAGACGGCCGCCTACATCGAGGGCGAGCTGAAGAAGATGCCGGGCCTGACGGTCACGCGCCCCACCGCGACGAGCGTGCTGGCCGTCCTGAAGGGCGGGAAGCCGGGGCGCACGCTGCTGCTGCGCGCCGACATCGACGCCCTGCCCATCCACGAAGAGAACACCTTCGACTTCGCCTCGCAGAACCCCGGCATCATGCACGCCTGCGGGCACGACGGCCACACGGCGATCCTGCTGGGCACGGCGCGGCTGCTCGCCGAGAACCCCGGCGAGGTGCCCGGCGAGGTCCGCATGATCTTCCAGCACGCCGAGGAGATCGGGCCGGGCGGGGCCGAGGAACTCGTCATGGAAACCAGCCTGATGGACGGCGTGGACGTGGTCACCGGCCTGCACCTCAACAGCCAGCTTCCGGCGGGCATGGTGGCGGTCAAGCCCGGCGCCTTCATGGCCTCGCCCGACATGATCGAGCTGACCATCAAGGGCCGGGGCGGGCACGGCGCGCATCCCGAGGAGGCCATCGACCCCATCGCCGTGGGCGCGCAGGTCGTGACCAACCTCCAGCATGTGGTCAGCCGCCACGTGGGCGCGCAGGACGCCCTGGTGGTCAGCGTCACCTACTTCCGCAGCGGCACGACGCACAACGTCATTCCCGACACCGCCGAACTCATGGGGACGGTACGCACCTTCGACCCCGAACTGCGCCGCCGCGCCCCGCAGCTCATCGAGCGGGTCATCAAGGGGGTGTGCGAGGCGCACGGGGCCGAGTACGACCTGCGCTACGACTTCGGCTACCGCCCCCTGATCAACACCGACTGGGTGGCCGCGCAGCTCAAGGAGATCGCGCTGGAGACGGTCGGCCCCGAGCACTTCCAGGACGCCCGGCCCACCATGGGCGGCGAGGACTTCAGCGCCTACCTGGAAAAGGCCCCCGGCGCGTATTTCAACGTCGGTTCGGGCAGCGACGCGGCCGACAGCCGCTGGCCGCACCACCACCCCCGCTTCACCCTCGACGAGCTGAGCCTGGAAACCGGCGTGCAGATGCTGCACGCGGCGGCGCTGCGCCTGACGGTGCCCGACCCGACCTCTGCGGGGTGA
- the sufU gene encoding Fe-S cluster assembly sulfur transfer protein SufU gives MKLPDHLARQILADHQARPRHRGELPGAPHAALDNPGCGDQVTVWAQVEGERLAALSFTGRGCAVSQASASLMTEALRGKTLAQARDLAAQYRAMVLGGDEGGDPALGDLLALAGAGRLLRRRRCALLAWDALDEALARGAVAREGQQGAP, from the coding sequence ATGAAACTCCCCGACCACCTCGCCCGGCAGATTCTCGCGGACCATCAGGCGCGGCCCCGCCACCGGGGCGAGCTGCCCGGCGCGCCGCACGCCGCGCTCGACAATCCCGGCTGCGGCGATCAGGTGACGGTCTGGGCGCAGGTGGAGGGCGAGCGCCTCGCGGCCCTGAGCTTTACCGGGCGCGGCTGCGCGGTCAGTCAGGCGAGCGCCAGCCTGATGACGGAGGCCCTGCGCGGCAAGACGCTGGCCCAGGCGCGCGACCTGGCGGCGCAGTACCGCGCGATGGTGCTGGGCGGCGACGAGGGCGGCGACCCCGCCCTGGGCGACCTGCTGGCGCTGGCGGGGGCGGGGCGGCTGCTGCGGCGGCGCAGGTGCGCCCTGCTCGCCTGGGACGCCCTGGACGAGGCGCTGGCCCGCGGGGCAGTGGCGCGGGAGGGCCAGCAGGGCGCACCATAA
- a CDS encoding bifunctional folylpolyglutamate synthase/dihydrofolate synthase: MSAPLSSSGPAASGPARPDYDWLYSRTRAGRERGPQAARALLDHLGRPDETFASVRVVGTNGKGSTCAMLEAGLLACGLRVGRFTSPHLEAYEERVRTGGQDLDPQRTARFLDWAKVNAPDAPFFDLTLALAARTFREDGVQVAVMEAGVGGVSDATQALGRVVAVALTNVALDHTGVLGETVREIARDKARAARPGVPLLTTATGEALDEVTRVAAEIGAPLWTPESRPGLFDLPRPPALAGPHQARNAALAAATLRTLGYGAGVEAALAATHPARLERFAVSGRTVLVDGAHNPHAAGVLAQAVPRADVLLFGNLARKDTAATLTPLLAVAPVRVFTAPGETATPPGELAARYGGVADPDPHAALTRALAFTPQGGTLLVAGSLYLAGTVRAALRAGV, encoded by the coding sequence GTGTCTGCGCCCCTTTCCTCCAGTGGCCCCGCCGCGTCCGGCCCGGCCCGGCCCGACTACGACTGGCTGTATTCCCGCACCCGCGCCGGCCGCGAACGGGGACCGCAGGCGGCGCGCGCCCTGCTCGACCACCTCGGGCGGCCCGACGAGACCTTCGCCAGCGTCCGCGTGGTGGGCACCAACGGCAAGGGCAGCACCTGCGCGATGCTGGAGGCGGGGCTGCTCGCCTGCGGCCTGCGGGTGGGCCGTTTCACGAGCCCGCACCTCGAAGCCTACGAGGAACGGGTGCGCACGGGTGGGCAGGACCTCGACCCACAGCGCACCGCGCGCTTTCTGGACTGGGCCAAGGTGAATGCGCCGGACGCGCCCTTCTTCGACCTCACCCTGGCCCTGGCCGCCCGGACCTTCCGCGAGGACGGCGTGCAGGTCGCCGTGATGGAGGCGGGCGTGGGCGGCGTCTCGGACGCGACACAGGCGCTCGGGCGGGTCGTGGCCGTCGCCCTGACGAACGTGGCCCTGGACCATACCGGCGTCCTGGGCGAGACGGTGCGCGAGATCGCCCGGGACAAGGCCCGCGCGGCCCGGCCCGGCGTGCCCCTGCTCACGACCGCGACCGGCGAGGCGCTGGACGAGGTGACGCGGGTCGCGGCCGAGATCGGGGCTCCCCTGTGGACGCCGGAGTCGCGCCCCGGCCTGTTTGACCTGCCGCGACCGCCTGCCCTGGCCGGCCCGCACCAGGCGCGCAACGCCGCTCTCGCGGCCGCCACCCTGCGCACGCTGGGCTACGGCGCGGGCGTGGAGGCGGCCCTCGCGGCGACCCACCCGGCCCGCCTGGAACGGTTCGCGGTGAGCGGACGCACGGTGCTGGTCGACGGCGCGCACAATCCTCACGCGGCCGGGGTGCTGGCCCAGGCGGTGCCCCGCGCCGACGTCCTGCTGTTCGGCAATCTGGCGCGCAAGGACACGGCTGCCACCCTGACGCCCCTGCTGGCGGTGGCGCCCGTGCGGGTCTTCACCGCGCCCGGCGAGACGGCCACGCCGCCCGGAGAACTGGCCGCCCGGTACGGCGGCGTGGCCGATCCCGACCCGCACGCCGCCCTGACCCGCGCCCTGGCATTCACCCCACAGGGCGGCACGCTGCTCGTCGCGGGCAGCCTGTATCTGGCGGGAACGGTCCGCGCCGCGCTGCGTGCCGGCGTTTGA
- a CDS encoding DEAD/DEAH box helicase, which produces MTASAFMQLSPRLRAGIADQLRWSGLRPVQEASIPSVLAGENAIILAPTAGGKTEAAFFPALDLLHRQPRPGVRLLYLSPLVALLNNQEDRVSRLAGLLGMTAFKWHGGVGASARKAFLADPAEVLLTTPESLEAMFIHGQPVGELFGHLRLVIVDEVHAFAASDRGAQLISLIERLTACSDEDVQRLGLSATVANPGDLGRWLRGSSARQGRVVRPPGATPSRTAEVVSPDHPDALADLLGRVRHRRTLAFTESRADAEEIADHLRRRAGLDFSGSYHSAISRDARQTAEDVLAGGGSACVACTSAMELGVDIGDLDGVLQWGTPGSVSSLLQRWGRTGRRAGRAQHTVMYPKTERELLTTAALLSLAQEGWVEAVRPDTRAYHILLQQLLSEVLRRAHTPDSLLRAVQTSPAFSRIPEEERRDVLRHLVAHDLLAQLGGQLALGDRGERLFGRRQLGDLIATFEVPDSFTLVDTRDHAEVGQIELAFVEELREDLAAGLPVVVLLGGQAWQVTAIQDRAGTVLVKPDQSGRPPKWAGGLPRQMERALAWRHRELLSGHPLPDGLDQASAELLRDMAARTAALFGSRLPVTGQGLTLVWHTYAGTRINTTLQAALQPFGAVAADALQVSLRARDETARQAALALLASDWSAWSAEERHALLERVRLPRVSKYQVHLPPAYARRMVLDRFIDWEGTLDVLRGSSEHREAKAEQRGG; this is translated from the coding sequence GTGACCGCCTCCGCATTCATGCAGCTCAGCCCGCGCCTCCGCGCGGGGATTGCCGACCAGTTGCGCTGGTCGGGGTTACGCCCTGTGCAGGAGGCGAGCATCCCCAGCGTGCTGGCCGGCGAGAATGCCATCATCCTGGCCCCGACGGCGGGGGGCAAGACCGAGGCGGCCTTTTTTCCCGCCCTCGATCTGCTGCACCGTCAGCCCCGGCCCGGCGTGCGGCTGCTGTACCTCAGCCCGCTGGTGGCCCTGCTGAACAACCAGGAAGACCGCGTGTCCCGCCTCGCGGGGCTGCTGGGCATGACGGCCTTCAAGTGGCACGGCGGGGTCGGGGCCTCGGCTCGCAAGGCCTTTCTGGCCGATCCGGCCGAGGTGCTGCTCACGACTCCGGAAAGCCTGGAGGCGATGTTCATTCATGGACAGCCTGTGGGGGAACTGTTCGGGCACCTGCGGCTGGTCATCGTGGACGAGGTGCATGCCTTTGCCGCGAGCGACCGGGGCGCGCAGCTCATCAGCCTGATCGAGCGGCTGACCGCGTGCAGCGATGAGGACGTGCAGCGCCTGGGCCTGAGTGCCACCGTCGCCAATCCCGGCGATCTGGGTCGCTGGCTGCGCGGCAGCAGTGCGCGGCAGGGGCGGGTGGTGCGCCCGCCGGGGGCTACGCCCAGCCGGACAGCCGAGGTGGTCAGCCCGGACCATCCCGACGCGCTGGCCGACCTGCTCGGGCGGGTGCGCCACCGCCGGACCCTGGCCTTCACCGAGAGCCGGGCCGACGCCGAGGAGATCGCCGACCACCTGCGGCGGCGGGCCGGGCTGGACTTCAGCGGCAGCTACCACTCGGCCATCAGCCGCGACGCCCGCCAGACGGCCGAGGACGTGCTGGCGGGCGGGGGCAGCGCCTGTGTGGCCTGCACGAGTGCGATGGAACTGGGCGTGGACATCGGCGACCTCGACGGGGTATTGCAGTGGGGGACACCGGGCAGCGTGTCGAGCCTGCTGCAGCGCTGGGGGCGCACCGGCCGCCGGGCGGGCCGCGCGCAGCACACCGTCATGTACCCCAAAACCGAGCGGGAACTGCTGACCACGGCCGCCCTCCTGAGTCTGGCGCAGGAAGGCTGGGTAGAGGCCGTGCGGCCCGATACCCGCGCCTACCACATCCTGCTCCAGCAACTGCTGTCGGAGGTGCTGCGCCGCGCCCATACGCCCGACTCGCTCCTGCGGGCGGTGCAGACCAGCCCCGCGTTCTCCCGGATCCCGGAGGAGGAGCGGCGGGACGTGCTGCGGCATCTGGTGGCCCACGATCTGCTGGCGCAGCTGGGGGGGCAGCTGGCGCTGGGGGACCGGGGCGAGCGCCTGTTCGGGCGGCGTCAGCTGGGCGACCTGATCGCCACCTTCGAGGTGCCCGACAGTTTCACGCTGGTGGATACCCGTGACCACGCGGAGGTCGGTCAGATCGAACTGGCCTTCGTCGAGGAACTGCGTGAGGATCTGGCGGCTGGGCTTCCGGTGGTCGTGCTGCTCGGCGGGCAGGCCTGGCAGGTCACGGCGATTCAGGACCGGGCGGGCACGGTGCTGGTCAAGCCGGACCAGAGTGGCCGGCCGCCCAAGTGGGCCGGGGGCCTGCCGCGCCAGATGGAACGCGCCCTGGCGTGGCGCCACCGTGAACTGCTCAGCGGCCATCCCCTGCCAGACGGTCTGGATCAGGCCTCGGCGGAACTGCTGCGGGATATGGCGGCCCGCACCGCCGCGCTGTTCGGCAGTCGGCTGCCGGTGACGGGGCAGGGCCTGACCCTGGTTTGGCACACCTACGCAGGCACCCGGATCAACACGACGCTGCAGGCGGCCCTGCAACCCTTCGGCGCGGTGGCTGCTGACGCCCTTCAGGTGTCCCTGCGGGCCAGAGACGAGACGGCGCGGCAGGCGGCTCTGGCCCTCCTCGCCAGCGACTGGTCCGCCTGGAGTGCTGAGGAGCGCCACGCCCTGCTGGAGCGGGTGAGGCTGCCGCGTGTCAGCAAATATCAGGTGCATCTGCCGCCTGCGTATGCCCGCCGGATGGTGCTTGACCGGTTTATCGACTGGGAAGGGACACTGGACGTCCTCCGGGGGTCCAGCGAACATCGGGAGGCGAAGGCGGAACAGCGGGGCGGATGA
- a CDS encoding BREX system ATP-binding domain-containing protein, with protein sequence MTSAIPRHDAVHILSALRQGGVPTLGLHHYAVGQERELNVLLDQLREVSGGHSQFKGIRGGYGSGKTFITSRLAETARQQGFAVSQVSMNRDAASLHMLERLYRGIMQNLGISGTEGNALGTLLDRWLGSAEDYVLEVQGIPEHLGSAVREAVGQRVEVLLAEVAQERPSFSAALRAYYDADVRGDHALKRDVLGWLMADPHASTRQLTGVRGQVGPADTAAYLREFTRMLRHLGRPGLLIVLDELDEMRHLKRDLRLRAWANLRDLLDQLARGVPGLYLVLAGTPEVYDDRRGITELPPLAQRLDDPTQRTAHPNLRGPQLPLPTFSQENLVAVMRRVQELWELESGVLGRLPAGFAEMLAAGWTQRLGSRSPRVAIREFVSVLDRARDYPDFHPDQEYDFALDTAALSPEERGEVLVSPDELF encoded by the coding sequence ATGACTTCAGCCATTCCCCGCCACGACGCCGTCCATATCCTCAGCGCGCTGCGCCAGGGGGGAGTCCCGACCCTGGGCCTGCACCATTACGCGGTGGGGCAGGAGCGTGAGCTGAACGTGCTGCTCGACCAGCTGCGTGAGGTGAGCGGCGGCCACAGTCAATTCAAGGGTATCCGGGGTGGGTACGGCAGCGGCAAGACCTTCATCACCAGCCGCCTGGCCGAGACGGCGCGCCAGCAGGGCTTCGCTGTGAGTCAGGTGTCCATGAACCGCGACGCGGCCTCGCTGCACATGCTCGAGCGGCTCTACCGGGGCATCATGCAGAACCTGGGCATCAGTGGGACCGAGGGCAATGCGCTGGGTACCCTGCTTGACCGCTGGCTGGGCAGCGCTGAGGACTACGTACTGGAGGTGCAGGGGATTCCCGAGCACCTGGGCAGCGCCGTGCGTGAGGCGGTCGGGCAGCGCGTCGAAGTGTTGCTCGCGGAGGTCGCACAGGAGCGCCCCAGTTTCAGTGCGGCGCTGCGGGCCTACTACGACGCCGACGTGCGCGGCGACCACGCCCTGAAACGCGACGTGCTGGGCTGGCTGATGGCCGACCCCCACGCCTCGACCCGCCAGCTGACCGGGGTACGCGGGCAGGTGGGGCCTGCCGACACGGCGGCGTACCTGCGGGAATTTACCCGGATGTTGCGGCATCTCGGGCGGCCCGGCCTTCTGATCGTGCTCGACGAACTCGACGAGATGCGACATCTCAAGCGTGACCTGCGCCTGCGCGCCTGGGCCAACCTGCGCGACCTGCTCGACCAGCTCGCGCGCGGGGTGCCGGGGCTGTATCTGGTGCTGGCCGGAACCCCGGAGGTGTACGACGACCGCCGGGGCATCACCGAGTTGCCCCCCCTGGCGCAGCGCCTGGACGACCCCACCCAGCGCACCGCCCATCCGAATCTCCGTGGACCGCAGCTGCCCCTGCCGACCTTCAGCCAGGAAAATCTGGTGGCGGTCATGCGCCGCGTGCAGGAACTGTGGGAACTGGAGAGCGGCGTGCTGGGCCGCCTGCCTGCCGGATTTGCCGAGATGCTCGCGGCGGGGTGGACGCAGCGCCTGGGCAGCCGCTCACCGCGCGTCGCCATCCGTGAATTTGTCAGCGTCCTCGACCGTGCCCGCGATTATCCGGACTTCCACCCGGATCAGGAGTACGACTTCGCGCTCGATACGGCGGCCCTGAGTCCCGAGGAACGCGGTGAAGTGCTCGTCTCGCCCGACGAGCTGTTCTGA